From the genome of Nocardia sp. NBC_01503, one region includes:
- a CDS encoding WXG100-like domain-containing protein, producing the protein MSALNFFAVYPKGDQDALFDLGDTWKLAAAELEKLEPELRSATDQVPQYYLGEGATAITQEFATLFDGQDHSIQKLVESLTQLGHDSRSTATEIEYTKIQSEVFALLTLYTIVQLSITLFGEALIPGVLATARASLATFSKAAMARIAAISERAGLQALAKPLVREIAVPVLEREIAPLAEKAVQPLATRATQAAVKAVGAGIVTGVMGAGLDAGTQAIQIMNGHRDDGFDLKQTFQTSLQWGAGGLVGAPFHGIVGNALKDTRLNSRLGGTIAGGIGGGIGAVGMYGAGLGTQLYNSHGDWSKVDKTFHSQLLIGGLAMGAGGGANHGLHSGRGDAAHSDVAAATKNGPDGSSSHTSPADVKVAGGQPNHVVQQELQTSVHTDQPLNRQPVDTANGGRAAPSGDTPRNEVRANAPAAGDSTVRPSDAGAKLGDNSPKSAEPAAPRTNAPAQPAGEAPARAAAITSDHRGNIVSGTQDRPAPVGREIRPTEVTADTQTRSATTEPATGQEQTPPGRTEDRTDPANKPATPDRSRLESTTERARPDTSTTQALHPEVEQQGPAHLREPKEPAVEAVRHDREHTDDLQPDNNGTVPDTHLGEDSPAQADVLPAPVLTPTLGEPATHPGSTKPGAGTPRAADVTRSSTSGGSKPRASDGSGARAHEEPKPSLPDDPHTPAADPSETVPSEHDWSPRPDDEWSRLDSQQVADELANRWGIDVSGFDNPHLDPEVAREFARAIDDMLTRYPDVDLGGVAIEPINEPDVYAATDPGFTSSGRMYTEKVILNERYALDIDRMIREIAEDEADGHLVPGSADRPIHSSLVHEFGHVLDNEGQEHAERTAYDALADHFESTRGELDPDAFKDWLDQLSGYSFEENGTFEPSEALAEAFLEVEYHGEAATEPAKVLYWHLLDSARDHGSFPDGFEHLPNDTVHDPRFRKSSSPSPFEPQGKPHDSPAASAPEPVMHDGSPAPGVDHYLNNPHVMAALDRADELGITTTVDAVDTPVSTVIRDLLPQHPELAELLRNNQYLEHSLLERPKTLASLLTHPDGLPVLRDAVDAVTERGPESVLAEPVHIEPTPLTPEDRAMSREIREATSDVPESARRQPEFDYNRVDDPEYQREFLQKQYDVWRPSQDALNNVVRDIATETEGKPGWREQPKDETRAWDKIRGYDGDVSRLTDLVGAKIVFDHVSDAYRALEMIENDPRIRIVEFEDRFDQPQASGYRDLQMKVQLENGHIAELRLHLSHIDAVANYEHGLYEVQRDFKALAKDEHREMAPAEAALNTELKRNVSERFWEATQKGLPDGVSPKNEQHPDKPSLKPRKSRSPEPEPTEPHPAETLPVQPHPVEGGWAPDLDDGWSAMNAREIADEVHGRWGIEVDGFDNPELHPEVVREFARAVDDMLSQYPGVTLPKISIERLQDDYHAATAWNRSPDGRVHTEALILNETSALNPEVMARESSELVADGHFVPGSTDRPIYSSLVHEFGHVLDVEGQLRATETALDALDNYYESTRGGMDKAAYEQWLDQLSGYSFDHGKFDAPEAVAEAFADVQINGEAASEPAKVLYQHLLDNANIHPDRSGREPVADSSKPEAFPDRTTVPTELTPELRGSFESLREQATEIVRASADPTRADELANLHQKFAERYDELRLRDPDTATPMWQLFHEHDPALAKYVVDNGRSFLPSAEETPSRVPTHSEPDGHHPVSDEPGHRPDEPGLTPTEQAAKDACDQLPQAERLALDEYAGPHYNEINRHLRFGEDLRAVSPETIDLIRSGLDKLPDHVGPVKRSITLSPKDLEKFWYENRQGAIVEDPGFVSTSKTKFKWNPNVKLTIVSATGKDISFLRPPERRGEAEVLIPDGRQFRVLDREMGADGTLHITWEEVTESTRLSEDEVSASPATLHDSILDEPFPLEPVEEPHKGFSLNLPDSEQAHPDVAPHVDPDRPPTLTQHLKDRFEQVRTEINDVFVAYHDPARAPELPGLRAKFGELFDTLGLRDPEAEVTAWQLFNDHDSTLAQYVVQNRDHLLPPVEDRAEAHIEPHTNPSDHPDETPIRNDEEQPRPTEDHQVERATIDNDDPRESTHESEARPEPMPLTSQEIQQEHGIPEKNQRIVKEYTEVHDLLIEVRPTNVDSVPHLQEGAMPKPMDVKDKTINQDDVDLGAPEWAKGLVGRFEPGRLKLPEEGTVSPERMEQLRDRLAKRDKDFEAYRDHMQRLGARYRVTDDGIVEGLFKGKYQPITGDHDLFDIRHADGTRLTADELRFHEEALVQLDAGIQHGPHVYWEPASEFQRTRNFEDIVNKHQHDAPPNDREPLVQFRPHDQPLLEWAEKNVTGVDREMIPWHVNGKLDMLHAEQLRALNEVTRNHVDESHPDATTDDRARHGADRRQQLDSDIARLRDSVDELTNHPDFAADTYRALVNKGFKTPIDLIVEGRREPMLFIDRGGEFEPILARIDGPEHQLATLRQKVEAAIVDGTHPADILRALEDRPTTETRPPLAESPEAATELGRQLKEVSRTDPNHRPTEENSGPAEKQRPHGDEPQRSELADAPAAPEAPQHNAERTDAGLSFHPNDPELAELARRVTNDPDYVTVDVHITEDGNIRVGDRTYTPEEFGGLLRQLGYDGSTPIRLIGCDAASNEVAARLAFHLDTDVLAPTKPAWTDRQGRVYTSTSELDSNGNRRPRIPPDGEWRVVHPDGTQTKASQDGFAPGTHPEDKPSIDPDSARDRSTPSDAELRHIIDIYNALGEDPPRVNISENDAAYAASGAHSVERHSSDVPLNRGDAPPGDRTIEGRIYGDPPWGRPENWSYRWSDMSTMNRTINDYLEANWESIRTDIALTGEHSATFDAGHRTGEGFYNEGMYGAGQRSAHYAQTSYATVRLKLVPGSPPTFMVITAFPAGLP; encoded by the coding sequence CATCGGTGGCGGTATCGGCGCTGTCGGCATGTACGGAGCGGGGCTGGGCACCCAGCTGTACAACAGCCACGGCGACTGGAGCAAGGTCGACAAGACCTTCCATTCGCAGTTGCTGATCGGTGGCCTGGCCATGGGCGCTGGCGGCGGCGCCAACCACGGCTTGCACAGTGGCCGCGGCGACGCCGCACACAGCGACGTAGCTGCTGCCACCAAGAACGGCCCCGATGGCAGCAGCAGCCACACCTCGCCGGCGGATGTCAAGGTCGCGGGCGGTCAGCCCAATCACGTTGTGCAGCAGGAACTTCAAACGTCCGTACACACTGATCAGCCTTTGAACCGGCAACCCGTCGACACTGCCAATGGCGGACGTGCCGCTCCCTCTGGGGACACTCCGCGCAACGAAGTCAGAGCGAACGCGCCTGCCGCCGGAGATAGCACTGTCCGCCCAAGCGACGCGGGCGCGAAACTAGGCGATAACTCCCCCAAGTCCGCGGAACCAGCCGCTCCACGCACCAATGCACCCGCGCAGCCAGCAGGCGAGGCTCCTGCTCGCGCGGCGGCGATCACGTCGGACCATCGCGGCAATATTGTCTCAGGCACCCAGGACAGGCCCGCGCCGGTTGGCCGAGAGATCCGGCCTACCGAGGTTACTGCCGATACCCAAACACGTTCTGCCACAACGGAGCCCGCAACAGGACAGGAGCAGACGCCGCCGGGACGAACAGAGGATCGAACCGACCCCGCCAACAAGCCAGCCACCCCGGACCGATCGCGGCTCGAATCCACGACCGAGAGGGCTCGGCCGGACACTTCGACAACCCAGGCGCTGCACCCCGAAGTCGAGCAGCAGGGCCCAGCGCACCTCCGGGAGCCGAAAGAGCCTGCGGTGGAAGCAGTTCGGCACGATCGCGAGCACACGGACGACCTGCAACCAGACAACAACGGCACGGTTCCCGACACACATCTCGGCGAGGATTCCCCCGCCCAAGCCGATGTCCTACCCGCACCCGTCCTCACGCCAACGCTGGGCGAGCCCGCGACACATCCGGGATCCACCAAACCGGGTGCAGGTACCCCGCGGGCTGCAGACGTCACGCGCTCCTCGACCTCCGGGGGATCAAAGCCCCGTGCATCTGACGGATCAGGGGCCCGTGCCCACGAAGAGCCGAAACCCAGTCTCCCGGATGATCCACATACACCTGCGGCAGACCCGTCGGAAACGGTTCCGTCCGAACATGATTGGTCGCCTCGACCCGATGACGAATGGTCGCGCCTGGACAGTCAGCAGGTCGCGGATGAACTGGCGAACCGCTGGGGTATCGACGTGTCGGGATTCGACAATCCCCATCTCGATCCGGAGGTGGCGCGCGAATTCGCCCGCGCCATCGACGACATGCTGACTCGCTACCCGGATGTGGATCTGGGCGGTGTTGCGATCGAGCCGATCAACGAACCAGATGTCTACGCCGCAACCGATCCGGGCTTTACGTCCTCGGGTCGTATGTACACCGAGAAGGTGATTCTGAACGAGCGCTACGCGCTCGACATCGACCGGATGATCCGCGAGATCGCCGAGGACGAGGCCGACGGTCACCTGGTGCCGGGGTCGGCCGACCGTCCGATCCATTCATCACTGGTACACGAATTCGGCCACGTCCTCGATAACGAAGGGCAGGAGCACGCCGAACGAACCGCCTATGACGCGTTGGCCGACCATTTCGAATCCACCCGTGGTGAATTGGATCCAGATGCCTTCAAAGATTGGCTGGATCAACTCAGCGGCTACAGCTTCGAGGAAAACGGCACCTTCGAACCGAGCGAGGCTCTGGCCGAGGCCTTCCTCGAAGTTGAGTATCACGGCGAAGCCGCCACCGAGCCCGCCAAGGTCCTTTACTGGCACCTTCTCGACAGCGCCCGCGATCATGGCAGCTTTCCGGACGGTTTCGAGCATCTCCCCAACGACACCGTTCACGACCCGCGCTTCCGAAAGTCCTCGAGCCCCAGCCCGTTCGAACCGCAGGGCAAACCGCACGATTCACCCGCCGCGTCGGCGCCCGAACCGGTCATGCATGACGGATCGCCCGCACCCGGTGTCGACCATTATCTGAACAACCCTCACGTCATGGCGGCCCTGGACCGCGCCGACGAATTGGGCATCACTACAACGGTCGACGCAGTCGACACCCCAGTGAGCACTGTCATCCGGGACCTGTTGCCTCAGCATCCGGAACTGGCCGAGTTGCTCCGCAACAACCAGTACTTGGAACATTCACTTCTAGAGCGCCCGAAAACGCTGGCATCGCTGCTCACCCACCCAGACGGTCTGCCAGTCCTGCGGGATGCTGTTGACGCGGTCACGGAGCGCGGACCGGAATCAGTTCTGGCAGAACCGGTTCACATCGAGCCAACGCCGCTGACGCCGGAAGATCGAGCGATGTCACGCGAGATCCGGGAGGCGACGAGCGATGTCCCCGAGTCCGCGCGCAGACAACCCGAATTCGATTACAACAGGGTCGACGACCCTGAATATCAGCGTGAATTCCTGCAGAAGCAGTACGACGTCTGGCGACCCTCACAAGACGCGCTCAATAACGTCGTCAGGGATATCGCGACGGAGACTGAGGGCAAACCAGGCTGGCGGGAGCAGCCGAAGGACGAGACCCGGGCATGGGACAAGATCCGGGGTTATGACGGCGACGTCTCCCGATTGACGGATCTGGTTGGCGCGAAGATCGTCTTCGATCACGTCTCCGACGCTTACCGCGCCCTGGAGATGATCGAGAACGATCCACGGATCCGAATCGTCGAATTCGAGGACCGCTTCGACCAACCCCAGGCGTCGGGTTATCGCGACCTGCAGATGAAAGTCCAACTGGAGAACGGCCACATCGCCGAACTACGACTGCACCTCAGCCACATCGACGCCGTCGCGAACTACGAACACGGGTTGTACGAGGTGCAACGCGACTTCAAGGCGTTGGCCAAGGACGAGCACCGCGAAATGGCCCCTGCGGAAGCGGCGCTCAATACCGAACTGAAACGCAATGTAAGCGAACGGTTCTGGGAGGCGACGCAGAAGGGGCTACCGGACGGGGTATCGCCGAAGAACGAGCAGCATCCGGACAAGCCCTCACTCAAACCGCGCAAATCACGTTCTCCCGAACCAGAACCTACCGAGCCTCACCCTGCTGAAACCCTTCCGGTACAACCTCATCCAGTGGAAGGGGGCTGGGCGCCGGACCTCGACGATGGCTGGTCGGCGATGAACGCCCGTGAGATCGCCGACGAGGTACACGGTCGCTGGGGAATTGAGGTGGACGGTTTCGACAATCCGGAACTGCATCCGGAGGTTGTGCGTGAGTTCGCCCGCGCCGTCGATGACATGCTGTCCCAGTACCCGGGCGTCACGCTGCCCAAGATCTCCATCGAACGGCTTCAGGACGACTATCACGCCGCAACCGCTTGGAACCGTTCCCCAGATGGCCGGGTCCACACCGAAGCGTTGATTCTGAACGAGACGTCCGCCCTCAATCCCGAAGTAATGGCCCGTGAGAGCTCCGAACTCGTGGCGGACGGCCATTTCGTGCCGGGTTCGACCGACCGCCCGATCTATTCGTCGCTCGTCCATGAGTTCGGCCATGTTCTCGACGTCGAGGGGCAGCTACGTGCCACCGAGACCGCTTTGGACGCACTGGACAACTACTACGAGTCCACCCGCGGCGGTATGGACAAGGCTGCGTATGAGCAGTGGCTCGACCAGCTCAGCGGCTACAGCTTCGACCACGGCAAATTCGATGCCCCGGAGGCAGTGGCAGAGGCATTCGCCGATGTCCAGATCAACGGCGAAGCCGCCAGCGAACCAGCCAAGGTGCTCTATCAGCACCTCCTGGACAACGCCAACATACATCCCGATCGCTCGGGCCGTGAGCCAGTGGCGGACTCCTCGAAACCGGAAGCTTTCCCGGACCGCACCACTGTCCCAACAGAACTGACGCCGGAGCTCCGCGGCAGCTTCGAGAGCCTGCGTGAGCAGGCCACTGAAATCGTTCGTGCATCCGCCGATCCAACTCGAGCTGACGAGCTCGCGAACCTCCACCAGAAATTCGCCGAGCGATACGACGAACTCCGCCTGCGGGACCCCGATACCGCCACCCCCATGTGGCAACTTTTCCATGAACACGACCCCGCGCTGGCCAAATACGTCGTGGACAACGGTCGTAGCTTCCTTCCCTCAGCCGAAGAAACTCCCAGCCGCGTACCAACACACTCTGAGCCCGACGGGCACCATCCCGTATCGGACGAACCCGGTCACCGACCTGACGAGCCGGGGTTGACACCAACAGAGCAAGCCGCCAAAGATGCCTGCGATCAACTGCCACAAGCCGAGCGCCTTGCCCTGGACGAATACGCGGGACCTCACTACAACGAGATCAACCGCCACTTGCGATTCGGTGAAGACCTGCGCGCTGTTTCGCCGGAGACAATCGATCTCATTCGCTCCGGTCTGGACAAACTCCCCGACCATGTCGGCCCGGTAAAACGATCGATCACGCTCTCGCCCAAGGATTTGGAGAAGTTCTGGTACGAAAACCGCCAAGGCGCGATAGTCGAGGACCCCGGTTTCGTATCGACCTCGAAAACCAAGTTCAAGTGGAACCCGAACGTGAAGCTGACCATCGTGTCGGCCACCGGGAAAGACATCTCGTTCCTCCGGCCTCCGGAAAGGCGTGGCGAAGCGGAGGTTCTCATCCCGGACGGGAGGCAGTTCCGTGTGCTGGACCGCGAGATGGGCGCCGACGGAACGCTTCACATAACTTGGGAAGAAGTCACCGAGTCGACAAGACTGTCGGAAGATGAAGTTTCAGCTTCCCCAGCAACCCTGCATGACTCGATTCTGGACGAGCCCTTCCCCCTGGAACCGGTCGAGGAGCCCCACAAAGGCTTCTCGCTCAACCTGCCGGATTCCGAACAAGCCCACCCGGATGTTGCTCCCCACGTCGACCCGGATCGGCCGCCGACGCTGACACAGCATCTGAAGGATCGTTTCGAACAGGTCCGGACCGAGATCAACGATGTCTTCGTGGCCTATCACGATCCTGCACGCGCACCCGAATTACCAGGACTGCGAGCGAAATTCGGCGAACTCTTCGACACGCTCGGCTTGCGGGACCCAGAGGCCGAGGTCACCGCGTGGCAGTTGTTCAACGACCACGATTCCACGCTCGCACAGTATGTCGTGCAGAACCGCGACCATCTGTTGCCTCCCGTGGAGGATCGCGCCGAGGCTCACATCGAGCCCCATACAAACCCATCGGATCACCCCGATGAAACGCCGATTCGAAATGACGAAGAACAACCACGACCGACCGAGGATCACCAGGTCGAACGCGCCACGATCGACAATGACGATCCCCGGGAGTCAACGCATGAGTCCGAAGCGCGGCCGGAGCCTATGCCGCTCACCTCGCAGGAAATCCAGCAAGAACACGGAATTCCGGAGAAGAACCAGCGGATAGTCAAGGAGTACACAGAGGTCCACGATCTACTGATCGAGGTCCGTCCAACGAATGTCGATTCGGTCCCGCATCTACAAGAAGGTGCGATGCCGAAACCGATGGACGTCAAGGACAAGACCATCAACCAGGACGATGTCGATCTGGGTGCGCCGGAGTGGGCCAAGGGGCTGGTCGGGCGGTTCGAACCGGGAAGGCTGAAACTTCCCGAGGAGGGCACCGTTTCCCCGGAGCGGATGGAGCAACTGCGGGATCGGCTCGCGAAGCGAGACAAAGACTTCGAGGCCTACCGGGACCATATGCAGAGGCTCGGGGCGCGATACAGAGTCACCGATGACGGGATTGTCGAGGGTCTGTTCAAAGGCAAGTATCAACCGATTACCGGTGACCATGATCTGTTCGATATCCGCCATGCCGATGGAACTCGGCTCACCGCAGACGAACTCAGATTCCACGAAGAAGCACTGGTTCAACTCGATGCCGGCATCCAGCACGGCCCGCACGTGTACTGGGAACCGGCCAGCGAATTCCAGAGAACACGCAACTTCGAAGACATCGTCAACAAGCATCAGCACGACGCTCCACCCAACGACCGAGAACCGTTGGTGCAGTTCCGTCCGCACGACCAACCATTGCTCGAATGGGCCGAGAAGAATGTCACGGGCGTCGACCGGGAAATGATCCCGTGGCATGTCAACGGCAAGCTGGACATGCTGCACGCGGAACAGCTCCGAGCGCTCAATGAGGTCACCCGGAACCATGTCGACGAATCACATCCGGATGCCACTACTGACGACCGCGCACGTCACGGAGCGGACCGCCGCCAACAACTGGACTCCGATATCGCGCGCCTGCGTGACTCCGTCGACGAACTGACGAACCATCCCGATTTCGCCGCCGACACCTACCGAGCTTTGGTGAACAAAGGGTTCAAGACGCCGATCGACCTCATTGTCGAGGGTCGGCGCGAACCGATGCTGTTCATCGATCGTGGAGGAGAATTCGAGCCGATCCTCGCCCGCATCGACGGACCTGAACATCAACTGGCAACGCTCCGCCAGAAAGTCGAAGCAGCAATCGTAGACGGCACCCATCCGGCGGACATCCTCCGCGCCCTGGAGGATCGTCCGACCACCGAAACAAGGCCTCCGCTAGCCGAATCCCCCGAAGCGGCAACAGAACTCGGCCGCCAGCTGAAGGAGGTCTCGAGGACCGACCCGAATCACCGGCCGACCGAGGAGAATTCGGGCCCCGCCGAGAAGCAGCGTCCACATGGGGACGAACCACAGCGTTCCGAACTGGCAGACGCCCCAGCCGCGCCGGAGGCCCCACAACATAACGCCGAAAGAACCGACGCCGGCCTCTCTTTCCACCCCAACGATCCTGAACTCGCCGAACTGGCCCGCCGGGTCACCAATGACCCCGACTACGTCACCGTCGACGTCCACATCACAGAAGACGGCAACATCCGCGTCGGTGACCGTACCTACACTCCCGAGGAATTCGGCGGCCTCCTCCGCCAACTCGGGTACGACGGCAGCACCCCAATCCGCTTGATCGGGTGCGATGCCGCCAGCAACGAAGTAGCTGCCCGCCTCGCTTTCCATCTCGACACCGACGTCCTGGCCCCGACGAAACCCGCCTGGACCGACCGCCAAGGCAGGGTCTACACGAGCACCTCCGAACTCGATTCCAACGGCAATCGACGCCCCCGGATCCCACCCGACGGCGAATGGAGAGTCGTCCATCCCGACGGCACACAAACCAAAGCCAGTCAGGATGGATTCGCTCCGGGAACTCACCCGGAGGACAAGCCCAGCATCGATCCCGACAGCGCTAGGGATAGAAGTACGCCATCGGATGCCGAGTTACGCCACATCATCGACATCTACAACGCTCTGGGCGAGGACCCGCCCCGGGTGAACATCAGCGAGAACGACGCGGCGTACGCAGCCAGTGGCGCACACTCCGTCGAACGACATAGCTCGGATGTGCCGCTGAACCGAGGCGATGCCCCACCCGGCGACCGGACCATCGAGGGCCGGATCTACGGCGACCCGCCGTGGGGCCGCCCCGAGAACTGGTCGTATCGCTGGTCGGATATGTCAACGATGAACCGCACGATCAATGATTACCTCGAGGCCAACTGGGAGAGCATCCGCACCGATATCGCCCTTACGGGCGAGCATTCGGCCACCTTCGATGCGGGCCACCGGACCGGAGAAGGGTTCTACAACGAAGGTATGTACGGCGCTGGCCAACGGTCGGCGCATTACGCTCAGACCAGTTATGCCACCGTGCGCCTGAAGCTGGTTCCAGGCAGCCCGCCGACGTTCATGGTCATCACCGCGTTCCCGGCAGGATTACCCTGA